The Pan troglodytes isolate AG18354 chromosome 8, NHGRI_mPanTro3-v2.0_pri, whole genome shotgun sequence genome window below encodes:
- the LOC741140 gene encoding 14-3-3 protein zeta/delta-like, whose product MDKNELVQKAKLAEQAERYDDMAACMKSVTEQGAELSNEERNLLSVAYKNVVGAHRSSWRVISSIEQKTEGAEKKQQMAREYREKIEMELRDICNDVLSLLEKFLIPSASQAESKVFYLKMKGDYYRYLAEVAAGDDKKGIVDQSQQAYQEAFEISKKEMQPTHPIRLGLALNFSVFYYEILNSPEKACSLAKTAFDEAIAELDTLSEESYKDSTLIMQLLRDNLTLWTSDTQVDEGEAGEGVEN is encoded by the coding sequence ATGGATAAAAATGAGCTGGTTCAGAAGGCCAAACTTGCCGAGCAGGCTGAGCGATATGATGACATGGCAGCCTGCATGAAGTCTGTAACTGAGCAAGGAGCTGAATTATCCAATGAGGAAAGGAATCTCCTCTCAGTTGCTTATAAAAATGTTGTAGGAGCCCATAGGTCATCTTGGAGGGTCATCTCAAGTATTGAACAAAAGACGGAAGGAGCTGAGAAAAAACAGCAGATGGCTCGCGAATACAGAGAGAAAATTGAGATGGAGCTAAGAGATATCTGCAATGATGTACTGTCTCTTTTGGAAAAGTTCTTGATCCCCAGTGCTTCACAAGCAGAGAGCAAAGTCttctatttgaaaatgaaaggagATTACTACCGTTACTTGGCTGAGGTTGCCGCTGGGGATGACAAGAAAGGGATTGTGGATCAGTCACAACAAGCGTACCAAGAAGCTTTTGAAATCAGCAAAAAGGAAATGCAACCAACACATCCTATCAGACTGGGTCTGGcccttaacttctctgtgttctATTATGAGATTCTGAACTCCCCAGAGAAAGCCTGCTCTCTTGCAAAGACAGCTTTTGATGAAGCCATTGCTGAACTTGATACATTAAGTGAAGAGTCATACAAAGACAGCACGCTAATAATGCAATTACTGAGGGACAACCTGACACTGTGGACATCAGATACCCAAGTAGAcgaaggtgaagcaggagaaggAGTGGAAAATTAA